Proteins encoded by one window of Candidatus Thorarchaeota archaeon:
- a CDS encoding pantetheine-phosphate adenylyltransferase has product MPAFKKVVYAGTFDRLHEGHKRLIRKAFELGNQVGIGLSSDEMATRTRPGENILPYEDRKQALMNFIRQEGDAERCQIFKIKTVIGGGDRMEDLEALLVSDEIKVVENAFRINRMRIENGLKRFAIIIIPRVLTKDKEPVSSSRKRLGESFEDKELIY; this is encoded by the coding sequence ATGCCTGCATTCAAGAAAGTAGTGTACGCCGGAACCTTCGATAGGCTTCATGAGGGGCATAAAAGGCTCATCCGGAAAGCATTCGAGCTTGGAAACCAAGTTGGAATCGGACTAAGCAGTGACGAAATGGCCACAAGAACCAGACCCGGAGAGAATATTCTACCGTACGAAGATAGAAAACAAGCTCTGATGAATTTCATCAGACAGGAAGGGGATGCAGAGCGATGCCAAATATTCAAAATCAAGACAGTCATCGGAGGGGGCGACAGAATGGAGGATTTGGAAGCACTCCTGGTAAGTGACGAAATCAAGGTAGTTGAGAATGCATTCAGAATCAATAGAATGCGAATTGAAAATGGGCTCAAGAGATTTGCGATTATCATTATTCCAAGAGTTTTGACTAAAGACAAAGAACCAGTCTCCTCCTCGCGAAAACGTCTTGGCGAAAGCTTCGAAGACAAGGAGCTCATCTACTGA
- a CDS encoding amidinotransferase, translating into MGKDELHSAYGGEGWSQREKTHREEIGEIWAQCGIDTEWRRLRSVLFHKPGEELRVDEPESFQMLDHIDLNQAQQEYENLIDTYEEQHVEVHLVEPNSKPPPNLMFMADLFFMTPEGAILARPASTVRAGEERIVQQKLANMGVPVIGSFRSSGTFEGADAAWLNQTTVLVADGLRTNVDGAEQLKRVLERMDVEVIRVGLPVGSMHLMGVLRFLNKEKTVVWPGRTPYRAVQALRNNGYEVLFAPDLEEAKKGLALNFVTLHSDKILMPGGNPVTQGFLEEEGVECITVSIPELSKAAGGIGCMSGIVQRKME; encoded by the coding sequence TTGGGAAAGGATGAATTGCACTCAGCATATGGTGGAGAGGGTTGGTCACAAAGGGAGAAAACACATAGGGAAGAAATTGGTGAAATATGGGCGCAATGTGGCATCGATACAGAGTGGAGAAGGCTGAGAAGTGTTCTGTTTCATAAGCCAGGAGAAGAATTGAGGGTTGATGAACCAGAATCATTCCAGATGCTCGATCATATAGATCTGAATCAGGCTCAACAGGAATATGAGAATCTGATTGATACTTATGAGGAACAACACGTCGAGGTGCATCTAGTCGAACCAAACTCAAAACCCCCACCTAATCTAATGTTTATGGCAGACCTATTTTTCATGACTCCCGAAGGAGCAATACTTGCAAGGCCTGCAAGCACTGTTAGGGCCGGAGAGGAACGGATAGTCCAGCAGAAGCTGGCCAATATGGGAGTTCCTGTAATTGGAAGCTTCCGTTCTAGTGGAACCTTCGAAGGAGCTGATGCGGCATGGCTGAATCAGACTACTGTGCTAGTGGCTGATGGCCTTCGAACCAATGTGGACGGTGCTGAACAGTTGAAGCGAGTTCTTGAGAGAATGGATGTTGAGGTAATTAGAGTGGGGCTTCCTGTTGGCTCTATGCATCTCATGGGTGTCTTACGATTCCTCAATAAGGAGAAGACAGTTGTTTGGCCTGGTCGCACTCCATACCGTGCAGTTCAAGCTTTGCGAAACAACGGCTATGAGGTGTTGTTTGCACCGGACCTAGAGGAAGCGAAGAAGGGTTTAGCACTCAATTTCGTTACACTTCATTCAGACAAGATTTTGATGCCGGGGGGAAATCCTGTAACTCAGGGATTCCTAGAAGAGGAGGGTGTAGAATGTATTACAGTAAGCATACCCGAACTCAGCAAGGCTGCTGGTGGAATCGGTTGCATGTCAGGAATTGTTCAACGGAAAATGGAATGA